A stretch of the Halomonas sp. BDJS001 genome encodes the following:
- a CDS encoding HlyD family type I secretion periplasmic adaptor subunit — protein sequence MNLQKSPDNNTAAEKPDALPVEDTRYRRLGIAILIIAVGGFGSWSVFANLAVSVVAPGSVSVESFTKTVQHLEGGIVKSIEVEDGDHVETGDILMVLDDTQVRSQLRVTRSDYLISRATEIRLLAELSDAETLHFPEELTTSDYPRVREVLEVQRRLFDSRRESLTSTLASLDEQMVQMNEQIEGLINTQTINQRRISSLEGDAANHRKLFQNGMISSQRMHELERESLEYQSINAQHASEVARLHSQISENALQKQVRLQEFQQQVGEALRQTQAEVADAEERLTALMDKVNRTEVLAPVSGTVVGLKVHTLGGVIRSGDPLLDIVPTDVGFIVEAKVPDHDIDHLYMGQPAEIRFSAFNQRLSNIIDGEVIHVSANSFEDEATRARYYKVRLRVTTVGQENMTETMKLLAGMPAEVMLRTGERSFSSYLAKPINDMLARAMRED from the coding sequence ATGAACCTGCAAAAGTCACCAGACAACAATACCGCCGCTGAGAAACCCGATGCGCTGCCGGTTGAGGATACACGCTACCGCCGACTGGGGATCGCCATCCTGATTATCGCCGTGGGTGGCTTTGGCAGTTGGTCAGTGTTCGCTAACCTTGCGGTCTCGGTTGTGGCGCCAGGCTCCGTATCAGTAGAGAGCTTCACCAAGACCGTGCAGCACTTGGAAGGCGGTATCGTCAAAAGTATCGAGGTAGAAGATGGTGATCATGTTGAAACGGGCGATATCCTGATGGTGTTGGACGATACCCAGGTACGCTCACAGCTGCGGGTCACCCGCTCTGACTATCTCATCAGCCGAGCGACCGAAATCCGACTACTGGCTGAGTTGAGCGACGCCGAAACGCTCCACTTTCCCGAGGAGTTGACCACCTCGGACTATCCCCGTGTGAGGGAGGTGCTTGAAGTACAACGCCGTTTATTCGATTCCCGACGGGAGTCGCTCACAAGCACGCTTGCTTCTCTTGATGAACAGATGGTGCAAATGAATGAGCAGATTGAGGGGTTGATCAATACCCAGACCATCAATCAGCGCCGTATCAGCTCGCTTGAGGGCGACGCCGCCAACCACCGAAAACTGTTTCAAAACGGCATGATCAGCAGTCAGCGGATGCACGAACTGGAGCGCGAGAGCCTCGAATATCAAAGCATCAATGCCCAGCACGCCTCAGAAGTCGCCCGCCTGCATTCGCAAATCAGTGAAAATGCGCTGCAAAAACAGGTTCGCCTGCAGGAGTTTCAGCAGCAGGTAGGCGAAGCCCTACGCCAGACCCAAGCCGAAGTGGCCGACGCCGAAGAACGTCTCACCGCCCTAATGGATAAGGTGAACCGCACGGAGGTGCTGGCACCGGTGTCGGGAACGGTGGTAGGGCTGAAAGTGCATACGCTGGGCGGCGTTATCCGTTCCGGTGACCCTCTGCTTGATATTGTGCCAACCGATGTGGGCTTTATTGTAGAAGCCAAGGTGCCAGACCATGATATCGACCACCTTTATATGGGCCAGCCTGCCGAGATACGTTTCAGCGCTTTCAACCAGCGCCTTTCAAATATCATCGACGGCGAGGTTATCCACGTCAGTGCCAACAGTTTCGAGGATGAAGCGACCCGGGCCCGCTATTATAAGGTGCGCCTGCGCGTCACCACCGTAGGGCAAGAAAACATGACCGAAACCATGAAATTGCTCGCTGGTATGCCAGCTGAAGTGATGCTGCGTACAGGCGAAAGAAGTTTTTCGAGCTACTTGGCCAAACCCATCAACGACATGTTGGCCCGAGCCATGCGTGAAGATTGA
- a CDS encoding type I secretion system permease/ATPase: MLNSREGTDLQKVLSTCRSSFLYVGLFSLFINLLMLVPPLYMLQVYDRVITTRSQETLLMLTLVVVFLFVVMGGLELMRSRILVRIGNKLDVQISQRLYSAMFKRSLMMPGKPSAQPLNDLTTLRQFLSGNGLFAFFDAPWVPIYIGVLALFHPWFGLFALGAGIILATLAIINEVTTKSLLNDANSQHVMSQDLANSNLRNAEVLHAMGMLPGIMGRWSARHREYLVLQSRASDRAGLITNTSKVLRLMFQSLILGLGAYLVLGGDLTPGMMIAGSILMGRALAPIDQMINGWKGFAGARTAKARLGELLAAIPAEEPRMPLPKPKGRLALDGVTAAPPGQKLATLRDINLTIAKGEHIAIVGPSASGKSTLARVALGIWPSQFGCVRLDGADITQWNRMALGPHIGYLPQDIELFDGTISENIARFDEVDPEAVVLAAQRAGVHDMILEQPNGYDTWLSHGGNALSAGQRQRIGLARALYGQPVLIVLDEPDANLDDAGEHSLAHCLVRLRQEGTTALIITHRSLLLRNVDRVLVLKEGQIASLKPPTRVAPVTQMTADGGRPVSPQRVTSLKPSARGRHGGEEARS; the protein is encoded by the coding sequence ATGTTGAATTCACGCGAGGGGACAGATCTGCAGAAAGTGCTGAGCACCTGCCGAAGCAGTTTCCTTTACGTTGGCCTATTCAGTTTGTTTATTAACTTGCTGATGCTCGTGCCGCCCCTCTACATGCTGCAGGTTTACGACCGGGTCATCACCACACGAAGCCAGGAAACACTGCTGATGCTGACCCTGGTTGTGGTCTTTCTTTTTGTGGTCATGGGCGGGCTAGAGTTAATGCGTTCGCGCATACTCGTAAGGATCGGTAACAAACTCGATGTACAGATCAGTCAGCGTTTGTATTCGGCCATGTTTAAACGCTCACTGATGATGCCCGGCAAGCCCTCGGCGCAACCGTTGAATGACCTGACGACACTTCGTCAATTTCTTTCCGGCAATGGCCTGTTTGCTTTCTTCGATGCCCCTTGGGTACCGATCTATATCGGTGTGCTTGCGCTGTTCCATCCCTGGTTTGGGCTCTTCGCCTTGGGGGCAGGCATCATCCTGGCGACACTTGCCATCATTAACGAAGTCACCACCAAATCGCTTCTGAACGATGCCAACAGTCAGCATGTGATGTCCCAGGACTTAGCCAACAGCAATCTGAGAAACGCAGAGGTGCTCCACGCCATGGGTATGCTGCCCGGGATCATGGGGCGGTGGAGCGCTCGCCATCGCGAATACCTGGTTCTGCAATCCAGAGCCAGCGATAGAGCCGGGCTGATCACCAACACCTCCAAGGTGCTAAGGCTGATGTTCCAGTCGTTGATTCTTGGCTTAGGGGCTTATCTGGTACTTGGGGGAGACCTGACGCCCGGCATGATGATTGCCGGATCTATTCTGATGGGGCGGGCACTGGCGCCTATCGATCAAATGATTAACGGCTGGAAGGGGTTTGCTGGCGCTCGTACCGCCAAGGCGCGCCTAGGGGAGCTACTGGCGGCGATACCTGCTGAAGAGCCGCGCATGCCACTTCCCAAACCTAAGGGGCGTCTCGCGCTTGATGGCGTCACGGCAGCGCCGCCCGGACAGAAGCTGGCCACCCTACGCGATATCAACCTAACCATCGCCAAGGGCGAGCACATCGCCATCGTGGGGCCCAGCGCCTCCGGCAAGTCGACGCTTGCGCGTGTGGCGCTGGGTATTTGGCCGAGTCAGTTCGGCTGTGTTCGCCTGGATGGCGCCGATATCACCCAGTGGAACCGCATGGCACTGGGGCCCCACATTGGCTACCTGCCCCAGGATATTGAACTCTTCGATGGCACGATCTCGGAGAATATTGCTCGCTTTGACGAAGTCGACCCTGAAGCAGTGGTACTGGCGGCGCAGAGAGCCGGTGTGCATGACATGATTCTCGAACAGCCGAACGGCTATGACACTTGGCTCTCCCATGGCGGTAATGCCCTCTCCGCAGGCCAGCGCCAGCGTATCGGCCTGGCGCGGGCGCTGTATGGCCAACCCGTACTGATAGTTCTGGACGAGCCCGATGCCAATCTGGACGATGCCGGGGAGCACTCGCTTGCCCACTGTCTGGTTCGGCTGCGTCAGGAAGGCACCACAGCACTAATCATTACTCATCGCTCGCTCCTGCTGAGAAATGTTGATCGGGTATTAGTGTTGAAAGAGGGCCAGATCGCCTCACTTAAACCACCCACTAGAGTAGCGCCGGTGACCCAAATGACAGCTGACGGTGGCCGACCCGTGTCGCCCCAGCGCGTGACGTCGCTTAAACCCAGTGCACGCGGCCGCCATGGCGGCGAGGAGGCTCGGTCATGA